The nucleotide window AAAGTTGGTAATTCGAGAAAGGCTTCATCAAGAGACAATAGGATTCGGTTTGGGTTTGATGAAACGCAGCAGCATTTTGGATGAGTTGCTTTGAAGACCATTTGGTGAAACTAAGCTTTCATGGTAGATACAAGCCACCCTAGAATATATACTTTGAGAAAGATAAGGATTGTTCTCCACGCCATAATCAATCACAGGAAAATCTACGCTGCCATCATTCAAGTTACACAAAACTATTCTGCAAGATGGAAAAACGGCCAAAAGCACATCAGTTTCCGAGATATAGAGAGGTTGTAAGGGAGAAATAAGGCCGTGGAAGGAAATCATTGCCAATTTAGTCCAAGACTGAGCATCTCCATATTCTTTCATCTGCCACACAATCGAGTGTTGTGTTCTTAAATACCCATAACAAACAGAAAGGCAGTTTCTCAAAACACACAACTTTTTGCATTGTATCCAGAGATAATCACTTGAATCCGTATCAGGCAGGGTAAAATGAGCCAAAGTCTCTTTACCCAAGTCAAAATAAAGAACCACATGATTAACAATCCAATTAATAGTGCATGCTCTGCTACTACCGAAAAATACCCCTTTCTCTGCCATACAAAAGTGGTTAGTTGGGATACCAAGTAGGCCAAATGGGCTATCATCAATTCTTCTCCACGACGAAGTTGATCCAAATGTATAAATTCTGGTACTATATTCAACACCAGATGGCCCTTTCTTCCTTATAATTCCAAAAAGCTTGTAGCTGTCACTGAGATGATCATAACCAAAGCCAGAAGAGAAGGCTTGACCGCTGATTTGCGGTGATTGGAATGTGAATCCGGTACAGGGGTTCCACAAGATGCCATGCGTATTCTGGTAGTCATGCTCATCAaaaaagcacaacaatccatgGCAAGAACCAACGATTCTGTAGTAGTGTTGTCCCCTGAAGTAATCGACTTTAGTAGCTTCAGAAGGGTTGTCTATTATTGACTGTACGGAGACAACTCCAATACTGTCGTATCTGACACCATCGCCTCTGAAGGGCAAACTGTTGTAACAAGCAATTCGTTGCGGAGTCAGGCTTGGATCGCGTAAGCATGAACGACGAAGGTGCTTACGGGTGAAGTCAGGGGATGAAATTAGGTTTCTCCATGAAGTGCAGACGCTCCTTAGGGAAACAAGCGTCCTTGCCGGAAGCCTCAGCAAGATTTCCATGATCAACTCCTCCGGAAGGTCTGGCAGCGGCGACGTTCTTGCGGTGGCCGTGTGACCACGGAGCAGTAACAGCCCTCTCGACGCATTCCTCTCCACGTCATTCGTAATTACGAGCAGTAACGTCATTGCTAGCTGCTGTTTCAGTTTGAATTTGTGTTGCTATCATCTATTCTATTTATATGTAGGTTTTCAGGTTTCAACATGAGCATCAATGAAACTAGTTTGGTACCTGATTTAGCAGCGGTCTCTTCTCTCCGGCAACCTTCTAACGGCGTCGTCCCTCTCTGTTTTGGCAGCAGCACGCGTCGCGTCATA belongs to Arachis duranensis cultivar V14167 chromosome 8, aradu.V14167.gnm2.J7QH, whole genome shotgun sequence and includes:
- the LOC107463296 gene encoding F-box/kelch-repeat protein At3g23880-like; the protein is MTLLLVITNDVERNASRGLLLLRGHTATARTSPLPDLPEELIMEILLRLPARTLVSLRSVCTSWRNLISSPDFTRKHLRRSCLRDPSLTPQRIACYNSLPFRGDGVRYDSIGVVSVQSIIDNPSEATKVDYFRGQHYYRIVGSCHGLLCFFDEHDYQNTHGILWNPCTGFTFQSPQISGQAFSSGFGYDHLSDSYKLFGIIRKKGPSGVEYSTRIYTFGSTSSWRRIDDSPFGLLGIPTNHFCMAEKGVFFGSSRACTINWIVNHVVLYFDLGKETLAHFTLPDTDSSDYLWIQCKKLCVLRNCLSVCYGYLRTQHSIVWQMKEYGDAQSWTKLAMISFHGLISPLQPLYISETDVLLAVFPSCRIVLCNLNDGSVDFPVIDYGVENNPYLSQSIYSRVACIYHESLVSPNGLQSNSSKMLLRFIKPKPNPIVS